One region of Zingiber officinale cultivar Zhangliang chromosome 7B, Zo_v1.1, whole genome shotgun sequence genomic DNA includes:
- the LOC122006075 gene encoding probable WRKY transcription factor 41: MANGGALLEELARALDLAQQLEAHLSRASSPPESYRCSTAAEILSAIQKSILMAQSSAPGSPPSDGASPLSESSAPEFRDQDRKGMMKKRKTLHKWTTRVRLNPSAAGGVEGTVDDGHSWRKYGQKDILGSKHPRAYYRCTYQNTQGCPAAKQVQRSDDDPLLFDVTYLGTHSCRQKPPKGSAPTPAHKEPKQSPNRLLLSFQSEMRVKTEALDSEEAPAAISSLIADWSPDFLESPYQVHSLDASDSDLTDIIGRANRESDSSFVDMDFLLDELDLEQSFQFDASVFFS; this comes from the exons ATGGCGAACGGCGGCGCTCTATTGGAGGAGCTGGCCCGGGCCCTGGACCTCGCGCAGCAACTAGAGGCCCATCTCTCGCGCGCCAGCTCGCCGCCGGAGTCCTACAGGTGCTCGACGGCGGCCGAGATCCTCTCCGCCATTCAAAAATCGATCTTGATGGCTCAATCGAGCGCCCCCGGGTCGCCGCCGTCTGACGGCGCCAGTCCCCTGAGCGAGAGCTCCGCCCCTGAGTTCCGGGACCAGGACCGCAAGGGGATGATGAAGAAAAG GAAGACGCTCCATAAGTGGACGACGCGAGTGAGGCTCAACCCCTCCGCCGCCGGAGGAGTCGAAGGCACGGTCGACGACGGTCATAGCTGGAGAAAGTACGGCCAGAAAGACATCCTCGGCTCCAAGCACCCAAG AGCCTACTACAGATGCACCTACCAGAACACGCAGGGTTGCCCGGCGGCGAAGCAGGTGCAGCGATCGGATGACGACCCGCTGCTGTTCGACGTCACTTACCTGGGCACGCACTCGTGCCGGCAAAAGCCACCGAAAGGATCAGCTCCGACGCCGGCGCACAAAGAGCCAAAGCAGAGCCCAAACCGGCTGCTGCTGAGCTTCCAATCGGAGATGAGAGTTAAAACCGAAGCCCTGGATTCCGAAGAAGCTCCGGCGGCGATCTCCTCCTTAATTGCCGACTGGTCGCCAGACTTCCTGGAGTCGCCGTACCAGGTCCATAGCCTCGACGCTTCGGACTCCGATCTGACGGACATCATCGGAAGAGCGAATAGGGAGAGCGATTCGTCGTTCGTCGACATGGATTTCCTGCTCGACGAGCTGGACCTAGAGCAGAGCTTCCAGTTCGATGCCTCAGTCTTCTTCTCATGA